Within Bdellovibrio bacteriovorus HD100, the genomic segment GAGTCGAGAGGGAAAGAGCCCAGACCAACAGCTAAGGTCCCTAAATGCACGCTCAGTGGAGAACGTTGTGGAGTTACTTTGACAACTAGGAGGTTGGCTTAGAAGCAGCAATCCTTTAAAGAAAGCGTAATAGCTCACTAGTCTAGTGACTCTGCGCGGAAGATACAACGGGGCTAAGCGTGTTACCGAAGCTTTGGATTAAGATATTTTATATTTTAGTGGTAGGGGAGCGTTCTAGTGTAGGATGAAGGTTGACCGGTAGGACAGCTGGACGAACTAGAAGTGATCATGCTGACATAAGTAGCGTTGAACTCGGGTGAAAAACCCGGGCGCCGAAAACTCAAGGATTCCTGGGTAAAGATAATCTTCCCAGGGTTAGTCGAGCCCTAAGACGAGGCCAAGTGGCGTAGTCGATGGCAAAACGGTTAATATTCCGTTACCTAGCAAAATGTGTTTAAGGAATGACGGTGTAGGATATCACAGCCTCTTATTGGATTGAGGTGTAAGCATGTAGGAGGATCAGTAGGCAAATCCGCTGGTCGTAACTCTGAGGTGTGAATGCGAGGGACTTGTCCCGGAAGTGTGAAAAGCCATGCATCCAAGAAAAGTTTCGTAAATTTAGTTTTGTTAGCTCGTACCGTAAACCGACTCAGGTGAGTGGGGTGAATATCCTAAGGCGATGGGGTGAATTTTGGTCAAGGAACTCGGCAACTTAACACCGTAACTTCGGGAAAAGGTGTGCCCGCGAGAGTGTAAGGATTTACTCCCCAAGCTTTTTCGGGTCGCAGAGAAATGGGAGTAGCGACTGTTTATCAAAAACACAGGTATGTGCAAAGTCTCAAGACGAAGTATACATACTGACGCCTGCCCGGTGCTGGAAGGTTAAGAGGATTAGTTAGCGTAAGCGAAGCTGAGAATCGAAGCCCCAGTAAACGGCGGCCGTAACTATAACGGTCCTAAGGTAGCGAAATTCCTTGTCGGGTAAGTTCCGACCTGCACGAATGGCGTAACGACTTCTCCGGTGTCTCGACCAAATGCCTCGCGAAATTGAATTCTCGGTGAAAATGCCGAGTACCCGCAGAAAGACGGAAAGACCCCGTGAACCTTTACTGTAGCTTGGCAGTGATTTTAGAGTTGGCATGTGTAGGATAGGTGGGAGACTTTGAAGCAGTGGCGCTAGCCATTGTGGAGTCAACCTTGAAATACCACCCTTGGCACCTTTGAAATCTAACCTGCTGCTCTTTACGAGCAGAGGGACACTGTCTGGTGGGCAGTTTGACTGGGGCGGTCGCCTCCCAAAAAGTAACGGAGGCGCGCGATGGTCCCCTCAGCCTGATTGGAAACCAGGCGTCGAGTGCATTGGCATAAGGGGGCTTGACTGCGAGACCTACAAGTCGAGCAGGTGCGAAAGCAGGCCAAAGTGATCCGGTGGTCCCGCGTGGAAGGGCCATCGCTCAACGGATAAAAGGTACTCCGGGGATAACAGGCTTATTCCATCCAAGAGTCCATATCGACGATGGAGTTTGGCACCTCGATGTCGGCTCATCACATCCTGGGGCTGGAGCAGGTCCCAAGGGTTTAGCTGTTCGCTAATTAAAGTGGTACGCGAGCTGGGTTCAGAACGTCGTGAGACAGTTTGGTCCTTATCTTCTGTGGGCGTATGAGATTTGAGTAGACCTGTCCTTAGTACGAGAGGACCGGGATGGACGAACCTCTGGTGTTCCTGTTGTTCTGCCAAGAGCAATGCAGGGTAGCTATGTTCGGAATTGATAACCGCTGAAAGCATCTAAGCGGGAAGCAAACTACAAGATTAGATCTCACTGGGGCTTCGGCCCCCTAAAGACCCCTTGGAGACTACGAGGTTGATAGGCTGAAGGTGTAAGTACAGCAATGTATTGAGCTGATCAGTACTAATAGGTCGTGAGGCTTTTTTAAAAAACATTCTTCTTAGATTTATCTAACGAAGATTTCGTCTCAGAGACTTCCTTAATTGGAACGAGAGACTAGCTCTCTGAATAAGTAAGAGAGTGAAATGTGGAACTAACAGCGACTCGCTAAAAATCAATTAAATCAATCATTCAGTTGTAATGATAAAAAAAGAAAGTAACTTCTCCATTTGTATTGGAAGTAAGTTGCAAAGAACGAAAAGGTTAGTGTAAGAAGCTAACCACTTTGATTAATAAACGCTTTGCTGGTGTTTATAGCAGAGGGGCCACACCTGATCCCATTCCGAACTCAGAAGTTAAGTCCTCTTGCGGCGATGGTATTGCATTGGTGACAATGTGGGAGAGTAGCACGACGCCAGCTCTATTTTACTTGAACCCGGGTTACGAAAGTAATCCGGGTTTTTTTGTATCCAAAATCTGGTAGTAGATAAAAGAAAAGCCCGGCAAGAACCGGGCTTTTTTCGTTTGTGGAGATGTCTTTTTAAAGTTTCTTAAAGCTATTAAAGGTGCTTTTTCATCGCGGACCAGAATGCATTGTAGTCTTCGATGAAAGGCATATGTCCCAGGCCTTTAAGCTCTTCCAATTTTGATTTTGGAATCAGGCGGGCGGCTTGTCTTCCTAGCACTGGATAGTTGCCCATCTTCTTTTTGTTCTCTTCCGGGGCCCAGGCTTTACCGATGGCTGTTCGGTCTCTTTGTCCGATGATCAGGACAGTCGGTGCTTTGATGTTTTTGAATTCATATATCACAGGCTGAGTGAACACCATATCGGATGTCAGAGCGGCATTCCAGGCAATCACTGGATAGTCAGGGCCCAGGATCCAGCCGGTTGGAATCTCCAGCCACTTGTCGTATTCCGGTTTCCATTTGCCATCATAGTAACTGTCCAATTGGTACTGTTTGATCTTTTCTGCAGAGCTTGCCAGTTCTCCGCGGAAACCATCTTCGACCGGACGGTAGGAAGTCATGGTTTTCCAGTCTTCAAGACCGATCGGATTCACCAGGAAAAGTTGAGTGATTGAATCCGGGAACATCAGACTCATGCGGCTGGCGACCATCCCGCCCATTGAATGCCCCAACAGCTTGTATTTTTCTACATTCAAAGACTTCAAAAGATTCTGGGTGTTTTGCCCTAAGGCGTGGAAGCTATATTGGTAGTAGGCGGGCTTCGTCGATTTGCCGAAACCAATCTGATCCGGAACAATCACTCGGAAGCCTTCGGCCGTCAGGGAATTAATCAGGGTTTCGAAGTAAGCGCCGGGAAAGTTCTTTCCGTGCAGCAGAACGATGGTGCCCTTGTTACTTTCCTTGGTGGGCGCGACATCCATGTACGCCATCTTTAGGTCCTGGCCTTGGGATTTAAAATTATAGTAGTGCACAGGGAATGGATATTGATAGGTCGACAATACTGAATCGAAGCCTTTGGCTGAATTGATTTCGCTTGCTGGCTTTGTGCTGGTGCTTGCACAGGCGGTGGTCATTAGCAGGGTCGAGAGGATCAGGGCGTTTTTCATGGTGATCTCCTTTGCTGTGGGTCTCGAAGTTGCGACGACAAGCTGGGAGTTGCTTTTTTATTCGAGGCCGAAGTTAAAAAAATTAGATCAGTGGTTCTAATACTGCCTGAGTTCTTTAGACGGTCAGGCAGTAATTCGGTTCATTTGTCGGAAAACTATTTTGATACTTATTTTGTGCCTTCAGCTGGGGCATTTGGCGCTGGTGGAGCAGTCGGTTTTGCGGAAGCATCCGCTTTCGCGGGCTCTTCAGTTTGCGGTGGTGTCACACGATTCAGATCATTCATCGTGTAGGTACGGCCGATTTCGAAGATTTTGTTTTTGGATTTAATATCGAACAAACTTGCTTGAATGATGATGCCTGGGTTTTCGTCGTCGGGCAGATCCACGATCTCCAGCTCCAGATAGTTGGCGCCTTCTTTGACTCTTTGGATGTTCGGGCGTTCTTTACCCAGGATTGTTTTTGCCAATACCGAGTTCATGCGCAGCTCAACTGTTGCGATGTTGGACCATTCTTCAGGCAGTTCGCCGTTCGCCGCCAGGTTCTGGAAATCATCATTGATCATTTTGGACAGCTGTTGAGCCGGAGTTAGCTGAACACAGGTGTCGGCTTGTTTGTCGTTGGGCTTCTTTGTGGTGCTTAGTCCCAGGTCGTCCTTCAGGACAATGTAACCAATCGTAAAAGCGGCCAGGATGATGAAGGTGCCCAGTAGTTTTGTGATCATGCAGATGCTCCCAATGATGTGCAGCTTTGGCCCGGCAAGAGCCAGCCCCTTTATTATTGGAAAGAATGACCCTAGCCTCAAAGGCTTTCGCCCCCGGGACCAAAATCGCTCCTTCGGCCTAGGTGACCGGAAGTTTATAAACCTCTGAAATTGCAGACAAAAAAGTGTCTTTCGGGGGCTCCTGTCCAAGAGATCGACAGGGGCGAGGGTGCCAGAGGGGCAGAATGAAACAGTGAAAGCTCTGTAAAATCATATATTTGTAAAAAACACCCGGCATTGGCACTGACCTTGGATGTATGGAGGTTGAGAGAGGTGTGTCTATGAAAACACTTACCAGAATGGCTGCCATTTCCT encodes:
- a CDS encoding alpha/beta fold hydrolase codes for the protein MKNALILSTLLMTTACASTSTKPASEINSAKGFDSVLSTYQYPFPVHYYNFKSQGQDLKMAYMDVAPTKESNKGTIVLLHGKNFPGAYFETLINSLTAEGFRVIVPDQIGFGKSTKPAYYQYSFHALGQNTQNLLKSLNVEKYKLLGHSMGGMVASRMSLMFPDSITQLFLVNPIGLEDWKTMTSYRPVEDGFRGELASSAEKIKQYQLDSYYDGKWKPEYDKWLEIPTGWILGPDYPVIAWNAALTSDMVFTQPVIYEFKNIKAPTVLIIGQRDRTAIGKAWAPEENKKKMGNYPVLGRQAARLIPKSKLEELKGLGHMPFIEDYNAFWSAMKKHL